One window of the Streptomyces sp. NBC_00259 genome contains the following:
- a CDS encoding LacI family DNA-binding transcriptional regulator, translating to MTARLADIAAQAGVSEATVSRVLNGKPGVASTTRESVLAALDVLGYERPVKLRRRSAGLVGLITPELENPIFPALAQVIGQALTRQGYTPVLATQTPGGSTEDELTEMLVDRGVSGIIFVSGLHADTTADMQRYEKLRAQGVPFVLVDGFSPQVQAPFISPDDRAAMQLAVTHLVSLGHTRIGLALGPRRFVPVLRKIEGFIKAVHDQLGLSEPEIESLLIQHSLYTLEGGQAAASALMDRGCTAVVCASDMMALGAIRAARQRGLEVPDDISVVGFDDSPLIAFTDPPLTTVRKPVPAMGQAAVRTLLEEIGGTPAPHSEFVFMPELVVRGSTAAGPVHAAS from the coding sequence ATGACCGCACGGCTTGCCGACATCGCAGCCCAGGCGGGGGTCAGCGAGGCGACGGTCAGCCGGGTGCTCAACGGCAAGCCAGGCGTTGCCTCGACCACCCGCGAATCGGTGCTCGCCGCACTCGACGTCCTCGGTTACGAGCGTCCCGTGAAGCTGCGGCGCCGCAGCGCCGGGCTCGTCGGGCTCATCACGCCCGAGCTGGAGAACCCCATATTCCCGGCCCTGGCCCAGGTCATCGGACAGGCGCTGACCCGCCAGGGCTACACCCCCGTGCTGGCCACCCAGACTCCCGGGGGCTCCACCGAGGACGAGCTCACCGAAATGCTGGTGGACCGGGGCGTTTCAGGCATCATCTTCGTCTCCGGGCTGCACGCCGACACGACGGCCGACATGCAGCGCTACGAGAAGCTGCGCGCCCAGGGCGTGCCCTTCGTCCTCGTCGACGGATTCTCCCCGCAGGTGCAGGCACCGTTCATCTCGCCCGACGACCGGGCGGCCATGCAGCTGGCGGTGACCCATCTCGTCTCCCTCGGCCACACCCGTATCGGACTGGCTCTCGGGCCCCGGCGCTTCGTCCCGGTCCTGCGGAAGATAGAGGGCTTCATCAAGGCCGTCCACGACCAGCTCGGCCTGAGCGAGCCGGAGATCGAGTCCCTGCTCATCCAGCACTCCCTCTACACCCTGGAGGGCGGCCAGGCCGCGGCGTCCGCGCTGATGGACCGGGGCTGCACGGCCGTGGTGTGCGCGAGCGACATGATGGCGCTCGGCGCGATCCGGGCGGCGCGGCAGCGCGGACTGGAAGTCCCCGACGACATCTCGGTCGTGGGCTTCGACGACTCCCCGCTCATCGCCTTCACCGACCCGCCGCTGACGACCGTGCGCAAGCCGGTCCCGGCGATGGGCCAGGCGGCGGTACGCACCCTGCTGGAGGAGATCGGCGGGACGCCCGCTCCCCACAGCGAGTTCGTCTTCATGCCGGAGCTGGTCGTCCGCGGCTCGACCGCGGCGGGCCCCGTGCACGCCGCCTCCTGA
- a CDS encoding phosphatase PAP2 family protein, with amino-acid sequence MGEATVKTLEGLTASPSPMVTEDGQAPERSRLQRMRSVRRPRIWFEILLIAVSYWTYSLIRNAVPEQKAQALRNANWIWDAEHALGIAVEQTVNHAVNSVTWLIVTMNYYYATLHFIVTIGVLVWLYRRHPGRYAPTRLVLFATTGVALVGYYLYPLAPPRLMTGQNFIDTVLVHHTWGSMASGNLKNMSNQYAAMPSMHIGWSLWCGVTIFALTTAPWAKILGLLYPTLTLIVIVATANHFWLDAVGGLLCLAFGYGLSYVWYGSLPHRLPRHVTTTATATASDGIWSSAKLNTARR; translated from the coding sequence ATGGGTGAAGCGACCGTAAAGACTTTGGAAGGCCTGACCGCGTCCCCGTCACCCATGGTGACCGAGGACGGCCAGGCCCCGGAGCGGAGCAGACTGCAGCGGATGCGGTCGGTTCGACGGCCGCGCATCTGGTTCGAGATCCTGCTCATCGCGGTCAGCTACTGGACATACTCCCTCATTCGTAACGCGGTTCCCGAGCAGAAGGCGCAGGCCCTGCGGAACGCCAACTGGATCTGGGACGCCGAGCACGCCCTCGGCATCGCCGTCGAGCAGACGGTCAACCACGCCGTCAACTCGGTGACATGGCTGATCGTGACGATGAACTACTACTACGCCACGCTGCACTTCATCGTGACCATCGGCGTCCTGGTGTGGCTCTACCGGCGTCACCCGGGCCGCTACGCACCCACCCGGCTCGTCCTCTTCGCGACCACCGGCGTCGCGCTCGTCGGCTATTACCTGTACCCGCTGGCCCCGCCGCGCCTGATGACCGGCCAGAACTTCATCGACACGGTGCTGGTGCACCACACCTGGGGCTCGATGGCCTCGGGCAACCTGAAGAACATGTCCAACCAGTACGCGGCCATGCCCTCGATGCACATCGGCTGGTCGCTGTGGTGCGGGGTGACCATCTTCGCCCTGACGACCGCGCCGTGGGCGAAGATCCTCGGCCTGCTGTACCCGACGCTGACCCTCATAGTGATCGTGGCCACGGCCAACCACTTCTGGCTGGACGCGGTGGGCGGCCTGCTCTGCCTCGCCTTCGGGTACGGGCTGTCGTACGTCTGGTACGGGTCGCTGCCGCACCGGCTGCCGCGGCACGTGACGACGACGGCGACGGCGACGGCGAGCGACGGGATCTGGTCGTCGGCGAAGCTGAACACCGCCCGTCGCTGA
- a CDS encoding DUF4230 domain-containing protein, whose amino-acid sequence MSSGKAVPWWAKAAGGAALVVVLLVAGMRLSLLPSFGDVFGEETRDRSGPALLESIQDISRYEAATGNFQVVVDLEKDAKYLPDALRGTRTLYVGAGTVDAYVDMEGLAEDDITVNEARTAATIRLPHAALGKPALDPDRSYAVSKQRGLLDRLGDFFSDNPNTEQAVQQLATKHIAAAAKDSRLTAQAEQNTTRMLQGLLRSLGFTDVRITYGA is encoded by the coding sequence ATGAGTTCTGGCAAAGCTGTGCCTTGGTGGGCGAAGGCAGCCGGAGGTGCAGCTCTGGTGGTCGTGTTGCTGGTGGCGGGAATGCGCCTCAGCCTGCTGCCGTCGTTCGGCGACGTCTTCGGCGAGGAGACCCGTGACCGCTCGGGCCCGGCGCTGCTCGAGTCCATCCAGGACATCAGCCGCTACGAGGCGGCCACGGGCAACTTCCAGGTCGTCGTGGACCTGGAGAAGGACGCCAAGTACCTCCCGGACGCGCTGCGGGGCACGAGGACGCTGTACGTCGGCGCCGGCACCGTCGACGCGTACGTCGACATGGAAGGTCTCGCCGAGGACGACATCACGGTCAACGAGGCCCGCACCGCCGCCACCATCAGACTCCCGCACGCGGCCCTGGGCAAGCCGGCCCTCGACCCGGACCGGTCCTACGCCGTCTCGAAGCAGCGCGGCCTGCTCGACCGGCTCGGCGACTTCTTCTCCGACAACCCCAACACCGAACAGGCGGTCCAGCAACTGGCGACCAAGCACATCGCGGCAGCGGCGAAGGACAGCAGGCTGACGGCACAGGCCGAGCAGAACACCACGAGGATGCTGCAGGGCCTCCTGCGCTCCCTCGGATTCACGGACGTCCGGATCACGTACGGCGCCTGA
- a CDS encoding bifunctional [glutamine synthetase] adenylyltransferase/[glutamine synthetase]-adenylyl-L-tyrosine phosphorylase, which translates to MTSVPGRRSSTFTRLLRHGFTHPAVAERLLDLPEMAPVRTDSVLLDALGATADPDLALRGLVRLVEAQQPEERQGLLDTLIAAKPLRDRLLGVLGTSEALGDHLARHPHDWQALVMYEAADLHPGVAEFERGLAEAADPVSLRVAYRRCLLSIAARDVCGTTDMTQNAAELADLATATLRAALAIARGAAPEDAAACRLAVIAMGKCGGHELNYVSDVDVIFVGEPASDGTDESTALKAATRLASHLMRICSETTVEGAIWPVDANLRPEGRNGPLVRTLSSHLAYYQRWAKTWEFQALLKARPVAGDLELGADYIEALSPLVWQAAERENFVTDVQKMRRRVVDNIPAAHIDRELKLGPGGLRDVEFAVQLLQLVHGRSDTTLRSGTTLDALKALAAGGYVGRTDAAQLDEAYRFLRSMEHRIQLYRLRRTHLVPESEEDLRRLGRSLGLRTDPVAELDKEWRRHGSVVRRLHEKLFYRPLLDAVAQLTPGETRLSAKAAGQRLEALGYADPAAALRHLEALSSGVTRKAAIQRTLLPVLLGWFADSADPDAGLLGFRQVSDALGKTPWYLRLLRDEGAAAENLARVLSAGRLAPDLLLRAPEAVALLGDPEGLKPRGREHLEQEVLAAVGRADGAEAAVAAARGVRRRELFRTAAADLISSYGTEERPAEHDPGALVDRVGNAVTDLNAATIAGALRAVVREKWGDELPTRFAVIGMGRFGGHELSYGSDADVLFVHEPREGVDDHEAAQAANTVVAEMRRLLQLPTADPPLLIDADLRPEGKTGPLVRTLASYAAYYRRWSLVWESQALLRAEPMAGDADLGARFIELIDPLRYPAEGLGEDAVREIRRLKARMETERLPRGADPTLHTKLGRGGLSDVEWTVQLLQMRHGWSEPGLRTTRTREALAAAHAAELISTEDAQILDDAWVLATRVRNGVMLVRGRAGDTFPSDGRELGAVGRYLGYGSGHVGEMVDEYRRATRRARAVVEELFYGA; encoded by the coding sequence ATGACATCGGTGCCGGGGCGCAGAAGCAGTACGTTCACCCGTCTGCTGCGGCACGGCTTCACCCACCCCGCCGTCGCCGAGCGGCTCCTCGACCTGCCCGAGATGGCGCCCGTGCGCACCGACTCCGTGCTCCTCGACGCGCTCGGCGCCACCGCCGACCCCGACCTCGCGCTGCGTGGACTCGTACGCCTCGTGGAAGCACAGCAGCCGGAGGAGCGGCAGGGCCTCCTCGACACCCTGATCGCCGCGAAGCCGCTGCGGGACCGGCTGCTCGGGGTGCTCGGCACGTCCGAGGCGCTCGGCGACCACCTGGCGCGCCATCCGCACGACTGGCAGGCGCTGGTGATGTACGAGGCGGCCGATCTGCACCCCGGCGTCGCGGAGTTCGAGCGTGGACTGGCCGAGGCGGCCGATCCGGTGTCGCTGCGCGTCGCCTACCGCCGCTGCCTGCTGTCTATCGCGGCCCGTGACGTGTGCGGCACGACCGACATGACCCAGAACGCCGCCGAGCTCGCCGACCTGGCGACGGCGACGCTGCGGGCGGCCCTCGCCATCGCCCGTGGCGCGGCGCCCGAGGACGCCGCCGCCTGCCGGCTCGCCGTGATCGCCATGGGCAAGTGCGGCGGCCATGAGCTCAACTACGTCTCCGACGTCGACGTGATCTTCGTCGGTGAGCCGGCGTCCGACGGGACCGACGAGTCCACGGCGCTCAAGGCCGCGACCCGGCTCGCCTCGCACCTCATGCGGATCTGCTCGGAGACCACCGTCGAGGGCGCGATCTGGCCCGTCGACGCCAATCTGCGCCCGGAGGGCCGCAACGGCCCGCTCGTCCGCACCCTGTCCAGCCATCTCGCGTACTACCAGCGCTGGGCGAAGACCTGGGAGTTCCAGGCGCTGCTGAAGGCCCGGCCCGTGGCCGGGGACCTCGAGCTGGGCGCCGACTACATCGAGGCGCTCTCCCCGCTCGTCTGGCAGGCCGCGGAGCGCGAGAACTTCGTCACCGACGTGCAGAAGATGCGCCGCCGGGTCGTCGACAACATTCCCGCCGCGCACATCGACCGCGAGCTGAAGCTCGGGCCCGGCGGACTGCGGGACGTCGAATTCGCCGTCCAGCTCCTGCAGTTGGTGCACGGCCGCAGCGACACCACACTGCGCAGCGGCACCACCCTCGACGCGCTGAAGGCGCTTGCCGCCGGCGGGTACGTCGGCCGGACGGACGCGGCACAACTCGACGAGGCCTACCGCTTCCTGCGCAGCATGGAGCACCGCATCCAGCTGTACCGCCTGCGCCGCACGCATCTCGTCCCCGAGAGCGAGGAGGACCTGCGGCGCCTCGGACGTTCGCTCGGGCTGCGCACCGACCCGGTCGCCGAGCTCGACAAGGAGTGGCGGCGGCACGGCTCGGTCGTACGGCGGCTGCACGAGAAGCTGTTCTACCGGCCCCTGCTGGACGCCGTCGCGCAGCTCACGCCCGGCGAGACCCGGCTGAGCGCGAAGGCCGCCGGGCAGCGCCTGGAAGCCCTCGGCTACGCCGATCCGGCCGCCGCGCTGCGCCATCTTGAGGCCCTGTCGTCCGGTGTCACGCGCAAGGCGGCGATCCAGCGGACGCTGCTGCCGGTGCTGCTGGGCTGGTTCGCGGACTCCGCCGACCCCGACGCGGGCCTGCTCGGCTTCCGCCAGGTCTCGGACGCGCTCGGCAAGACACCCTGGTACCTGCGGCTGCTGCGCGACGAGGGCGCGGCCGCGGAGAACCTCGCCCGCGTCCTGTCCGCGGGCCGGCTCGCCCCCGATCTGCTGCTGCGCGCCCCGGAGGCGGTGGCGCTGCTCGGCGACCCCGAGGGACTGAAGCCGCGCGGCCGGGAGCATCTGGAGCAGGAGGTGCTGGCGGCGGTCGGCCGCGCGGACGGCGCGGAGGCGGCGGTCGCGGCGGCCCGCGGGGTGCGGCGGCGTGAGCTGTTCCGTACCGCAGCGGCGGATCTGATCAGCTCGTACGGCACCGAGGAGCGCCCTGCCGAGCACGACCCGGGAGCGCTCGTCGACCGTGTCGGCAACGCCGTCACCGACCTCAACGCGGCGACGATCGCCGGCGCGCTGCGGGCCGTCGTCCGCGAGAAGTGGGGGGACGAACTCCCCACCCGCTTCGCCGTCATCGGCATGGGCCGCTTCGGCGGCCACGAGCTTTCGTACGGCTCCGACGCCGACGTCCTGTTCGTCCACGAGCCCCGCGAAGGAGTCGACGACCACGAGGCCGCCCAGGCCGCGAACACCGTCGTGGCGGAGATGCGACGGCTGCTCCAGCTCCCCACCGCCGACCCGCCGCTCCTCATCGACGCCGACCTGCGCCCCGAGGGCAAGACCGGTCCCCTGGTGCGCACGCTCGCCTCGTATGCCGCGTACTACCGCCGCTGGTCGCTGGTCTGGGAGAGCCAGGCGCTGCTGCGCGCCGAGCCCATGGCGGGCGACGCGGACCTGGGCGCGCGCTTCATCGAGCTGATCGACCCGCTCCGCTACCCGGCCGAGGGCCTCGGCGAGGACGCGGTACGGGAGATCCGCCGCCTCAAGGCCCGTATGGAGACCGAACGTCTGCCGCGCGGTGCCGATCCGACGCTGCACACCAAGCTGGGGCGTGGCGGCCTCAGCGACGTCGAATGGACGGTCCAGCTCCTCCAGATGCGCCACGGCTGGTCGGAACCGGGACTGCGCACCACCCGCACCCGCGAGGCCCTGGCCGCCGCGCACGCCGCGGAACTCATCTCCACGGAGGACGCCCAGATCCTCGACGACGCCTGGGTGCTCGCGACCCGCGTGCGCAACGGCGTCATGCTGGTCCGCGGCCGCGCGGGCGACACCTTCCCCTCGGACGGTCGTGAACTCGGCGCGGTGGGGCGGTACCTGGGGTACGGCTCCGGGCACGTGGGGGAGATGGTCGACGAGTACCGGCGTGCGACGCGACGGGCGCGCGCGGTGGTGGAGGAACTGTTCTACGGGGCCTAG
- a CDS encoding PIG-L family deacetylase, with protein sequence MPIRPRRALRPAPRRALRQAPRRALRQAPRRVLAAGFVVATLLGLVCALIAVPGSASADRPGTGTAGPAEAPAVPPVRTTVGERVMQIVAHPDDDLFFMNPDTGQSVATGRSLTSVYLTAGESDGVNARRDDPRPPAADKAAYAEARQNGIRAAYAEMATGDRTSAWSRTAVPTAGGGTAELDVLRAEPQISLVWVQLREAGSINGDRPRSLHGLWDGRVDALSSQLASGAPVREDFAYTKRQVVDTIAGLLERFRPTFVRMQDPTPGRTAKGTYADHQDHLYGARFAQAALARYAQVPGHPRFGVQTYLGYFTGGLPRTLDPAGAEAKLRTLKTYAWMDGADHCGDPAGCGDRKVAARPAGHGWAQTVRYTRGDSTSWVQPGADGAAWAFSVLDRRLAVWHRAAADAAWTGPRLLSGGGIDSGVTSVRLPDGRIAVLGTRTTLGARAADYRRDVVLTVQRTPGGDFGPWVPLGTPERDDASGTSDISAPAAAVDTAGRLTVYLRDGGHRLSGRAELPGGGWGAWTPLGGSDLHGDPVVAADAAGRHTVFVSTPRSVVAWTRAAPDAFPSGPRPTGLPPTTLALSATADPGGDGVRLWYRAPVTGEVRSVHFGDPVLRGSGPRGLGFRGTAGTAAPVTSAVPSAGVAGFGPVSAAGDLLAVRSRTGTLATTPSVSEAASTPTVPGTRGPAWTESGFLFAGAPAGLTGGVTGGVAGGVAAIGLDGTLRWTPSAR encoded by the coding sequence ATGCCCATCCGGCCCCGCCGCGCTCTGCGTCCAGCGCCTCGTCGCGCTCTTCGTCAGGCGCCCCGCCGCGCTCTTCGTCAGGCGCCTCGTCGCGTTCTCGCCGCCGGATTCGTCGTCGCCACGCTGCTGGGGCTGGTCTGCGCGCTGATCGCCGTCCCCGGCAGCGCCTCCGCGGACCGGCCGGGTACGGGCACGGCGGGACCGGCCGAGGCGCCGGCGGTGCCGCCGGTGCGTACGACCGTGGGCGAGAGGGTGATGCAGATCGTCGCGCACCCCGACGACGACCTGTTCTTCATGAACCCGGACACCGGCCAGTCCGTCGCCACCGGCCGTAGCCTGACCTCGGTGTATCTGACGGCGGGCGAGTCCGACGGGGTCAACGCCCGCCGTGACGACCCGCGTCCGCCCGCCGCCGACAAGGCCGCCTACGCCGAGGCACGCCAGAACGGCATACGCGCGGCCTACGCCGAGATGGCCACCGGCGACCGGACCAGCGCGTGGTCGCGTACGGCCGTACCGACTGCGGGCGGCGGCACGGCCGAGCTGGACGTCCTGCGGGCCGAGCCGCAGATAAGCCTGGTCTGGGTGCAGCTCCGCGAGGCCGGCAGCATCAACGGCGACCGGCCGCGCAGCCTGCACGGCCTGTGGGACGGCCGGGTGGACGCGCTGTCGTCGCAGCTCGCCTCGGGCGCGCCCGTACGGGAGGACTTCGCGTACACGAAACGGCAGGTCGTCGACACCATCGCGGGACTGCTGGAGCGGTTCCGGCCGACCTTCGTGCGGATGCAGGACCCGACGCCCGGCCGTACGGCGAAGGGCACGTACGCGGACCACCAGGACCATCTGTACGGGGCGCGGTTCGCGCAGGCGGCGCTCGCCCGCTACGCGCAGGTGCCCGGGCACCCGCGCTTCGGCGTCCAGACCTACCTCGGCTACTTCACCGGCGGGCTGCCGCGCACCCTGGACCCGGCAGGCGCCGAGGCCAAGCTGCGCACCCTGAAGACGTACGCATGGATGGACGGCGCCGACCACTGCGGCGACCCGGCGGGCTGCGGAGACCGCAAGGTGGCGGCGCGGCCTGCCGGCCACGGCTGGGCGCAGACGGTCCGCTACACGCGCGGCGACTCGACCTCCTGGGTGCAGCCCGGCGCGGACGGGGCGGCGTGGGCGTTCTCCGTGCTCGACCGGCGGCTCGCGGTCTGGCACCGTGCGGCGGCCGACGCGGCATGGACCGGGCCCCGGCTGCTCTCCGGCGGCGGCATCGACAGCGGGGTGACGTCCGTACGCCTGCCCGACGGACGGATCGCCGTCCTCGGGACGCGTACGACACTCGGCGCGCGCGCCGCCGACTACCGCCGGGACGTCGTCCTCACCGTGCAGCGCACGCCGGGCGGCGACTTCGGGCCGTGGGTCCCGCTCGGTACACCCGAGCGGGACGACGCGAGCGGCACGTCCGACATCAGTGCCCCGGCCGCGGCCGTGGACACCGCCGGCCGGCTCACCGTCTACCTCCGCGACGGCGGCCACCGGCTGAGCGGCCGGGCCGAGCTCCCCGGCGGCGGCTGGGGTGCGTGGACGCCGCTGGGCGGGTCGGATCTGCACGGCGATCCGGTCGTCGCCGCCGACGCGGCGGGCCGGCACACGGTCTTCGTCTCCACGCCGAGGTCGGTGGTGGCCTGGACACGGGCCGCGCCGGACGCGTTCCCGTCGGGTCCGCGACCGACGGGGCTGCCGCCGACGACGCTGGCGCTGAGCGCGACGGCCGACCCGGGCGGTGACGGCGTACGGCTCTGGTACCGGGCACCGGTGACGGGCGAGGTGCGCAGCGTCCACTTCGGCGACCCGGTCCTACGCGGCTCCGGCCCTCGCGGCCTGGGCTTTCGCGGCACGGCGGGAACGGCCGCGCCGGTGACCTCGGCCGTGCCCTCCGCCGGAGTGGCGGGCTTCGGTCCGGTCAGCGCCGCCGGCGATCTGCTCGCCGTACGGTCCCGCACGGGCACCCTCGCGACGACACCGTCCGTGTCCGAGGCGGCGTCCACGCCCACGGTGCCCGGGACCCGCGGGCCCGCCTGGACCGAGTCCGGCTTCCTCTTCGCGGGCGCGCCCGCGGGGCTGACCGGTGGAGTCACGGGTGGGGTGGCCGGTGGGGTGGCCGCGATCGGTCTGGACGGAACCCTCCGCTGGACGCCGTCGGCCCGGTGA
- a CDS encoding pyridoxamine 5'-phosphate oxidase family protein, whose amino-acid sequence MTGPRRDAAMATQEPQTDLDPRYSSADATATPWPEAVTQLDESGIFWLSTVRPEGRPHVTPLLAVWLEGALHFTTGEEERKARNLAANPQVVLTTGTSRDKEGRDLVVEGEAVVVSDEARLARLAEAWEAKYGPEWRFEVRNKAFWHEGGGRALVFGVAPRTAFGFGRGGGTYSQTRWRFTG is encoded by the coding sequence ATGACCGGACCCCGGAGGGACGCCGCGATGGCGACACAGGAACCGCAGACCGACCTGGATCCCCGGTACAGCTCCGCCGACGCCACGGCGACACCCTGGCCGGAGGCGGTCACCCAGCTGGACGAATCGGGGATCTTCTGGCTGTCGACCGTACGTCCCGAGGGCCGCCCGCACGTCACCCCGCTGCTGGCGGTCTGGCTGGAGGGCGCGCTGCACTTCACCACCGGCGAGGAGGAGCGCAAGGCCCGCAATCTCGCCGCCAACCCGCAGGTCGTCCTCACCACGGGCACCAGCCGCGACAAGGAGGGCCGGGACCTGGTCGTCGAGGGTGAGGCGGTCGTGGTGTCCGACGAGGCCCGGCTCGCGCGGCTGGCCGAGGCCTGGGAGGCGAAGTACGGCCCGGAATGGCGCTTCGAAGTTCGGAACAAGGCGTTCTGGCACGAAGGCGGAGGCCGCGCCCTCGTCTTCGGGGTGGCGCCGCGGACCGCCTTCGGCTTCGGCAGGGGCGGCGGGACCTACAGCCAGACACGCTGGCGCTTCACCGGCTGA
- a CDS encoding VOC family protein produces MEWTLEVVSIPVTDVDRAKNFYVNQCGFRADLDTSPFVGARLVQITPPGSRCSIVLESGLPDSPGRPRMTPGSLQGLQVCVTDIEAARKELVDRGVVVGPVQHVGPSGWEDGKGDDAWNSFVFFQDPDGNGWVVQEAPKPLTDR; encoded by the coding sequence ATGGAATGGACCCTCGAAGTGGTCTCCATCCCGGTCACCGATGTCGACCGGGCCAAGAACTTCTACGTGAACCAATGCGGTTTCCGGGCCGACCTCGACACGTCACCGTTCGTAGGCGCCCGGCTCGTCCAGATCACCCCGCCCGGCTCACGCTGCTCCATCGTCCTCGAGTCCGGTCTGCCCGACTCGCCGGGCCGGCCACGGATGACCCCGGGCTCCCTGCAGGGCCTGCAGGTGTGCGTCACCGACATCGAGGCGGCCCGCAAGGAGCTGGTGGACCGCGGTGTGGTGGTCGGGCCGGTGCAGCACGTCGGACCGAGCGGCTGGGAGGACGGCAAGGGGGACGACGCCTGGAACTCGTTCGTGTTCTTCCAGGACCCCGACGGCAACGGCTGGGTGGTCCAGGAGGCCCCGAAACCCCTGACGGACCGCTGA
- a CDS encoding VOC family protein: MEWTLEVIVIPVSDVDRARTFYADQCGFAVDHDTRIAKGVRILQLTPPGSTCSIVIGEGMPPAPGQTTMTPGAIQGLQLCVPDIEAAHDELLGRGVAVSAVQHVAPSGWAPGKGEAWNSFVFFTDPDGNGWVIQESPLPLSDRRQV; this comes from the coding sequence ATGGAATGGACCCTCGAAGTGATCGTCATCCCGGTCTCCGACGTGGACCGGGCCAGGACCTTCTACGCCGACCAGTGCGGTTTCGCGGTCGACCACGACACCCGCATCGCCAAGGGCGTCCGCATCCTCCAGCTGACGCCGCCCGGCTCCACCTGCTCGATCGTCATCGGCGAGGGCATGCCGCCGGCACCGGGCCAGACGACGATGACCCCCGGCGCGATCCAGGGCCTCCAGCTCTGTGTACCGGACATCGAAGCGGCCCACGACGAGCTCCTCGGCCGCGGTGTCGCCGTCAGCGCGGTCCAGCACGTCGCCCCCTCCGGCTGGGCCCCGGGCAAGGGCGAAGCCTGGAATTCCTTCGTCTTCTTCACCGACCCCGACGGCAACGGCTGGGTCATCCAGGAGTCCCCGCTACCCCTCTCGGACAGGCGCCAGGTCTGA
- a CDS encoding YcxB family protein — protein MTADVSVQFTYTVTLREISDGLKLQMRHSPVGRWCYRVLWAVAGFLGLVIAINLAAKGFDSPALGVLRFTATVVVIMIACRWLMALALLGYARHLGEHRVTVDRSGIGTVSERHTNHTGWEFYGRCVESRRVFVLLTPDVWGAGVLILPKRGLNAPQDTERMRELLATALIDQRSVRAARRTGSDQPKDRTEGADRTAMESGPGPVTGP, from the coding sequence ATGACCGCCGACGTATCCGTTCAGTTCACATACACGGTGACACTGCGGGAGATATCCGACGGGTTGAAGCTTCAGATGCGGCACAGTCCGGTCGGCCGGTGGTGCTATCGCGTCCTGTGGGCCGTGGCCGGCTTCCTCGGCCTGGTGATCGCGATCAACCTTGCGGCCAAGGGCTTCGACTCCCCCGCCCTGGGGGTGTTGCGGTTCACCGCGACTGTCGTCGTCATCATGATCGCGTGCCGCTGGCTGATGGCTCTGGCCCTGCTCGGATACGCGAGGCACCTGGGCGAACATCGCGTCACGGTCGACCGGTCAGGGATCGGCACTGTGTCCGAGCGCCATACGAACCACACCGGTTGGGAGTTCTACGGACGATGTGTCGAGAGTCGCCGGGTCTTCGTGCTCCTCACCCCAGATGTCTGGGGTGCCGGAGTGCTGATACTGCCCAAACGCGGCTTGAACGCGCCACAGGACACGGAACGCATGCGGGAATTGCTCGCCACCGCACTGATCGACCAGCGCTCAGTACGGGCCGCCCGGAGGACGGGCTCCGACCAGCCGAAGGACCGCACCGAGGGGGCAGACCGGACGGCCATGGAGAGTGGTCCAGGGCCGGTGACAGGTCCGTGA